AATGCGAGTTAACTCAACATTAGCGACATCCAAGCCTGCGAGCTTGGCCAATGTCATACAAAAGAACTCATTCACAGCAATACACGGTGCTTTACCGCTTTCAAACTTCAGAATGTGGTTCGAACTCAATTTGCCTTCACCAAATCCCCATTTTTCACCGCGCTTAAGTAAGTTTAACTTGTTTTGAACTCCAGCAACCGAAAGGCGCACTTTACCGTCCCAATACACTAATGGCGCTAGATTTCGCTCGAGGCGTTCTATTAGTTCATCATCAGGTACCGATCTAAAACTGGTTTCCTGAGGTGCTGAGCCTGGAACTCGAAAAGATAATGCGCCTGATGTTTCCGCACCAAGCTTACGGATCAGACCGAACGTATTGCTTTTGGAGATCGTCGTGTTTTGTATCATCTCCTCAAAGGCTTCTCCTTCAGGAAGGAGATTTCTGAGATAGTTCTCGATACTGCGCGGTGAAGCCTGATCATCGAAAAGGATATGTGGCGAAATCGGGAAACCAGTGTGTTTCCATTCCTCTTCATAGATGAAGGAGAACTCTGCTTCGGTTCCGACAGGAAGGATCAAACGGCCAATTTTGGTATTCGTACCGATGAACACATCTAACCGTTGTAACTTACTCATACCAACCATCCTCATTGCTGCTCACGCTGTTTTCATCTTGGGAGGGGGAGTGGCTATGTGGACGAACAAATAGGTTTAAGTCGATAAGGCGTAACGATAGGCCTAAGATATCCATGAGGATAAGTACATTGGCAAAGGTGACACTGGTATCGCCTTTTTCTACCTTCATCACTGTTCGACGAGATAAATTGGCTTTTGCAGCGAGATCGTCAATACGCCAGCCTCTATCGGTGCGTTTTGAGCGAATGGCGCTCCCCAGCGTTTCCATACTGAATTCGGTATTCAAATCAGGCATAGGTTGCGCTTTTACCATCTTACCTTTTTTCATAAGTGCCTTTTAATGTACTTTTATCACGGTTAGGTTGGTCTTTAAATATAAGTTCACTATAACTCACTTTTATGGTGGCGGTACAAGAAATTATCTATAAGTGTAATTTAAGTTACTTATGTTTAGTTTGCTCGTTGCCATTGGCGTTGTTGAGCCAATGAGCTTGAAGAGCAACGACGCCATATATGACAAGGCGTTATCCTCTGACAGGCATGCCTAGCTAATCATAACTTAAAACTGTTCCTTTCTTTGTTTCAACTGATTCGACTCGTTAATCCAAAGCGCTATATGACTTATTTGTTCTTATCTCACAGCATGACCAAGCTTGTATATTCACGACAGAGGCATCGTGAGAGTAAAAGTGAGTTCAAAAATATACCAATCATATGAAATGAAAAAGCCCCTAGACGCGTCTAAAGGCTTGCATGTGGCGGTGAGCAGCCACTATGAATTTAGGTTTAGTGAGTTGCTTTAGGATAAGCACTATTGCAATGGGCGGGATATCAGCATAAGAAAACGGGTAGGACACATTGGATCACCTGTGCTTTTAAACATGCATGCGTCAGAACAGAAAACAACAAAGGCCTGAATAGGTCGGGCCTTTGTTGTCGTCATTGAAGCTCATCCTTGAGCAGTTAACTCAATATACAAAAGTAACACTCATCAAATTGGATTAAACGCACCCCAACAGCGTTGCTTTTGCCCAGCCAGAGCTTGTTTTACTGGTCAATATATTTTTCTGGAAGCACTCTTACTTGAAGTACATTGTCGACATCAATGAGCTTAGCTGCTGCCAAAATATCTTCTTTTGTTGCTGCAGCTAATTCTTGCGCAGTGATCCCATCGGCTTCAATTATATCCGGGTAAGTTTGCGCTGTTGAAGTTAAGTCGAACCAATAACTATTGCTTTCTACCTGCTGATCTACAGCGTCCATAATTGGCGTCGCTGCTCGCTTAAGTTCATCGTCTGTGATCAGCTCACTTTGCAACGACTTCAGCACATTCTTATAAGCTAAAAAAACCTTATCAACTTGAGCGATGGTCGTATTGCTATTGATTGTTAGATAACCGAAGTTTTTAAAATTGTAAGATTGCGTGCGCCCAGACCAAGGACTATAAGCGGCACCGATAGCCTCTCTGATTTCTCTTGTTACGCGTTGCTGAATGACGTTCTCCAACAACAAAAAGTGTAAGCTTTGTTTCGTATTACGAGCATCAGGCAGATCCCAGTAGCTACTTGCAAGTGCTGTTGTTTTTTCACCTTTGTGATACCAAGTAACATCTTCCTTTTTAATTGCTGGAAACTCTACCTGATAACGCTCTATTGTTGCGTTTGCCTTAATATCTAATGCACCAAAAGTTTGGGCCACGTAGTCAATCGCCTCTTGAGGAGAAATATCACCAACAATACCGATCTCTACTGGGCCATTCGAAATGGCATTATCCATTATCGGTTTCAAGTCAGACATAGAGAATGCATCTAGCTCTTTCATGGAAGGTTCGACCCATCGCAAGTCACCACCATGCAGTTTGGACCTAATATTAACAGCCTGAACTTCTTCTGGGCTTTCCTGGTAGGTTTCTAAGTAATTACTTAACATTTGTAGCGTGAAAGACTTGCCTTGTTCACGATAGCCACCGTCAATCATTAAGGCGGCAAATACCCTAAGTTGATTAAGCGCATCTTCATTTTTCACTGCCTGTTTCAAAACAAATGCGTTAGTCTCTACCGTGGATTCAAGGCCCATGGTCGTGCCTGCAAATATGCGCTTCAAATCATTAATATCATGAGCTTTAAGCCCACCAGTAGACATGCCGACGTTGTACAGATTAATCAGAGCAGATTGCTCTTGAGTTAATGACATCAGCCCTTTACCAACACGGGCAGAGATGTATACAACGCTCTTCTCAAAATCGGTCTGTTTAATATTCAACATGACACCATTATCAAAACGATAGCGAAGAATATGTCCATATTTGGACGTGCCAATTAGCTTAGCTTTACCTGGCTTACCAAAGTTCTGGTAAGCGAATTCAGTGGCAGCCTTCTCCACATAGGGCGTTACCTTAGTTTGTTGGCTTTCCGCGTATGTTTCAAGCAACGTCTTCTCAAGGCCTGGGGCATTGCTACGCTCGGTTAAATAGAGGCGAGGTGGTTGAGATGCCCACCTTTTCCGAAAGGCCTCATTGATTGATTTAACGGTCAATTGGTCTCGTAGTTCATAGAATATGGATAGGTCGGTTTGTGGTGATGCGATAACGTAACCACTATCAACGGCATTCATGACTCTGTTAGCAAGAGTGGCACTTGACGAATCCCCAGCCGTTTCAACACTAAGCTGTAGTTCATTTTCTAACGCTGTAAGCTGCTTCTTGATCTCATCTTCGGTAAAACCGAACTCAACCGCTTGACGTAATTTTTGCTCTAGTGTTGAGAGGCCAAATTCCCAATCTCTATCCGCTGTTGTCACGCCGATTTGACTTACACGAACAGATTCTAAGCTTATCTCCGATGACATACTCGGTGACAGAATTCGACCGCCACTTTCGTACGCTAATGTGTCAATACGATTAATCAAAGCCCTAGTGCTCAGTAAGTGAGTCCAGTACTCTAGATTGAGTGCCTTACTGTTGGCTTCAGGAGACTCCTTCGCGAGAAAGTTAAATTCTATTCGCGTCTCTACATTTGGATCTGTAAACACTTTCGCTTCAACTTTACTCGGCAACACGACGTTAAACTCTGGGTCAACAGCGGGCTGAAACTCTTTATTACGCCAGTCAGAAAAGAAATGTTTAACGCGTTCAAGCATAACGTCATGACTCACATCGCCAGCCAAAACCAGAGTTGTATTCCTTGGCGCGTAATAAGTTTGATAAAAACTTCTTAGGTCCTTTTGGGTGACTTGATCCATCCCTTTGATTGTCCCAAGGCCAATTTTATTGGGTAGATTTGCTCCTGCATAAATATAATCTGAAGAGTCAAGGAAACGGTCCAGCCCTACCGATTGACGCTCACGAACTTCAGACTTAATGACCTTACGCTCCCTATCTATTGCGCCTTGATCCAACGTTAACTCAGAAGCCGTCTCTCGTAATAAAAATAATGCCGTATTAATGCTTTCAATATCTGCCTTAGGTAAATCGAGTCGGTAATTAGTGTTGGTCATACTTGTGGTGGCATTAGTGTCTGCGCCAAAAGCTAAACCGTGCCTTTCAAGCATTGAAATCATTTCGCCTTCTGGAACATGAGTTGAGCCATTAAATGCCATATGCTCTAAAAAGTGTGCAAGTCCTGGCTCTTTACCTTTCTCTTGAAATGAGCCTGCGTCCACAAACATACGAATCGATAGCCCCTGTTTGGGCGTGCTGTTTTCAACGGTGATAACGCGCAACCCGTTATCAAGCAGAACCGTTTGATAACGAGAATCTAGAGCGATATCGGTTTGGGTAAACCAAAGTGCTGATTCATTAGGCGCTGAGATTGTCGTAAAAGGAAGAGACGACAGAGAGAGTAAGACAAGAGTTTGCTTAAATTTTTGGTTCCACATAGGTTACTGCACTGGGTCTAAATGATGATTGAGATTAATCCTATAGGCAGCGTAAATGCCTGTCGAGAAATTAGTAACCTCACAAAATTAGATTTTATATTAGTAATATAAGCATTACGTCGATGAGTGCGCGTAGTAAACACGTGCCCTTGTGAACTTTGGCGATGTAGCGGTTAGGCAAAGTACTGAAGTAACGATAACGTTTGATCATGAAGAGTCGTTTGATGTATTGAACCACTCGCAGCCTATTCTTCTCGCTCCGGTTATGTGATTACGTCTCAACATGTGGTGATTGGACGGGCGATCGAGTTCCTAATCCATACGACCCCACCTTCAGCCAAATAGACGCTCACTTGTGAGTTGACACTGCGGTACAAGCCAACAGTCCAAGGCCATCAATCGAAAAGATGGCAGTTGTACTGCTATGACTCATCGTACTATGGAAGCTCCAGTTTATGTACACGAGACCTCCTAGTGGGGGGGAATGAACTTTAAAGGCTTTGTAGTACGACAGGTAATCCGTTAAAAACTAAGTTAGTGCAATCACTGACACAGAAGTGTCCAAAATTCTGTTGTGCTTTAAGCCCGGCCACTCATACTTCAATGTGACGGTGTAAACCCATATGCATTTCAGCGTTTTAATAGTTTGCTTCGGGTAGTTATTGTTCTGATTTATGATCGTGCACAATTTAAGGGGGACAAATGTCCTCCTTTTTGTTTTATTAGGCGCAATAGGATAGAAGCAACGAAAAAACAATAAAGGGCCTTTTGATGGACTTATTCACTCTACTTGATATCAATAACACGCTCGTCGAGATCCCAATTGGGGGTGGCTACGCCATGAGCTGGATTGAAGCCTTCGGTACTGTGTTTGGTTTGCTGTGTATATGGTTTGCAAGCCAAGAGAAAACGATCAACTACCTGTTTGGATTACTGAATGTAACCTTGTTTGCGGTAATATTTTTCCAAATTCAGTTATACGGACTATTGCTTCTTCAACTGTTTTTCTTTTGTGCCAACCTTTACGGTTGGTATGCGTGGACACGCCCTAACGAGCAAGGTGAAACCTTGGCAGTCCGTTGGTTGAGCCGAAATAAGTTAGTGGCAACTGCGGCGGCTTGTGCGATTTCAATTGCACTGTTAACACTGTACATCGACCCATTTTTCTTTGCGTTAGCCAATATTGCCGTTGATGGACTCAATGTATTCGGGGCGGGTCTCGCAGAACCGGTCCTCGAACCTGATGCATTTCCATTCTGGGACGCGACAATGACAGTGCTGTCCGTGGTTGCTCAAATACTGATGACACGTAAGTATGTTGAAAACTGGATACTGTGGATTGTGATCAACATTATCAGTGTGGGTATCTATGCAACTCAGGGCGTTTATGCCATGTCCGTTCAATACGCTATCTTGATGTTTATTGCCGCAAACGGCACCCGTGAGTGGGCTCGCACCGCGAAACGAAATAGCGCTACCCCCTTGACTCACGCGACGGCTTCTTAGGAGTTAAGATGGTAAAGCAACCTCATATTGGTGTAGATGAAACGCAAATTGCGCCTCTGGTTATTGTTTGTGGCGAGCCTGATAGAGCCAATCGCATTGCGCGTTTGCTCACTGATGCTGAGCTTGTCTCCGACAATCGAGAGTATCGCGTCTTCACGGGGACGTATAAAGATCGAGCGGTTTCCGTCTGTAGTACAGGCATCGGTGCTCCCTCAATGATCATTGCGATCGAAGAGCTAAAGCTTTGTGGGGTAACTCATATTGTAAGAGTTGGCTCTGCAGGTGCGATGCAAACACACATTGGGCTTGGTGAATTGATTGTCGCGGAAGCGGCGGTTCGAGATGAGGGCGGATCTGCCGCTTATGTGAAACCGTCGTTTCCAGCTTACGCAAGTTTCTCTCTGCTTAAAGAGCTCGAGCAATTCTTACAGCAGCATCCCATTCCATATCATATGGGCGCGGTGCGTTCTCACGATAGTTTCTATACTGATGATGAGCAGGCGATTTGTCGATACTGGAATAGCAAAGGCATATTGGGAGCAGACATGGAGACATCTGCGCTGTTTACAGTCGGACGCTTAAGAGGGCTTCACGTTGCGTCTATCCTCAATAATGTTGTCTTGTACGAACAAGATGTAAAAGAGGGGGTTGGGCAGTATGTTGATGAGGCGGACGTCATGATGAGCGGTGAACGACTTGCCTCATTCGCTGCGTTAGAAGCCTTAATGACTCAATAACAGTGAGAATCACCTTGTTAAAAAGCGATGGAAGACCATCGCTTTTTTATTGAGCTCAATCCGCTACAATCGTGAGTAACTTCGACAGCAGGCCAAGCATTCAGAGACCGTTACTATGAAAATCGCCCCGTACCCAAGCGGACGTTTTAAGGACTATCTAAGACAAAAGCGTTCCGAGTTTAAAGATCTCATCTATCAACACCAAGTCAGCTCTCGGTATTTTGATATCAATGATGAAATCCTGAAGCAAGGGGAGCAACTGCAGCACCTCTATGTGGTCCCCGCAGGGCGAGTGTCAATGAGTATTTCGGCGGCGAATGGGCGACGCTTTCAGTTGGGGGAAGTGCGTTGTGACTATCATATTTTTGGGGAGATGGAGTTTTTCACCCAAACCGCTTGTCAATGGAACGTGGTGGCGGATGAACACATGCAGGTTGATGTCATTTGCATCCAAAACCTTGCCGAGGCGTTGCATAAGAAACCAGAGATGATGTTCTTTTTTGCGTCCGCTTTGGCCGAAGATTACCAAGATTCTATGGGCATTTATACCCACCGCCTTTTACACTCGATTACCTACAATATTGCGTACGACTTGTTGGTGCAAACTCAAACCAACACCGGGTTAGGGGGATTCGATAAAGTGAATCAAGAAGCAGAACGTTTTGGTACATCGAGCCGAGTGTATCGAAGAGCGGTCAATGATCTACTCGACAAAGGTTTTATCCAAAAAGGGCCTAGAGGGTTGGAGGTGACCGATCTGCGAGCCCTTCAAGCGTTTATTGACGCGTATGATTGATAGCAATCAGGGGGGCCTGTTTGAAGTGCTTGAACGTTGGCAACGGACGTCATGCCTCGCCCCACTTCCCTTCAATGACAGCCTTTAAGTCAAATCAGTGAGCCAGCGAGATCATACCTCTGGCCAATGAAACTGGATATCAAAGGTCATTGGCCAGAGGCCACGCTGGAGCACGGCGACGTGATTACTCGATGTAAGCGATCGCTTCGACTTCGACTAACGCTTCTTTTGGTAGACCAGACGTTTCAATACAAGAGCGTGCTGGTGCGTTCTCGGTGCCAAATATTTCCGTGTACACTTCATTGAACGCAATAAAGTTCTCCATGCTAGAGAGGAAGCAAGTGGTCTTGATCACGGTGTCTAGTGAGCCCCCACCTTGCTCTAAGACGGTTTTCAGGTTTTCCAATGACATTCGAGCTTGCGCTTTAATTCCACCTTCAACTAATGCCATCGTTGTCGCCTCAAGCGGCAGTTGACCAGACGTAAAGATAAGATTTTCAAATGCCATGCCTTGAGAGTATGGGCCGATCGCTGTGGGAGCGAGTTCGGTCTGGATGATTGTCTTCATTTCATTTCTCTTTTTCGGTTGTAGGATGTTGGTGGGTTTACACGCGCAATTGCGCTCAGAAATAGCGTGGTGCCGCTTGCGGCAATCATACCGATCGTGCGCGAGCGGGGGATCAATGCTGTCTGTCGCGTAAGCTTCAAAGTCAAGCTCGCCGCCTCAAATTCGCTGCCGTTTGTGTGAGTGAACCCTCATGTTGAACGCGTGGTGCTAGGTTGAGGATGTCCCGAGTGGGTAAAAAAGCATTGCCAAACTTGGAGGGCACGAGCGCGGAACAACCCCGCACAGGTAAGGAGATAAAACTGCCAAATCCGTTTCTGCTGACGTTCTTGTGCGGAGGCTTCTTGGGGCCAATACGACTCAATCTGCTGCCACCAAGCGATGAGCGTCGGATCATAGTGTGGCCCAATGTTGTGCAGGTCTTCAAGGACCAAACCACTTTGCTCAAAGGCAACCGCTAACTGCGAGAGTGCAGGGATGTAACCGTTAGGAAAAATGTACTTATGTATCCAAGGGTCCGTATCACCGGTTTGGTTGTTGCCAATGGTATGTATCAGAGCAAGACCGTCCTCTCTGAGACGTTCTTTAATGATATTGAAGTAGTGAGAGTAATTAGCCGGTCCTACGTGCTCGAGCATCCCTACTGAGACGACACGGTCGAACTGTTGGATCCCAGGAATATCACGATAGTCGGATAGGACGAAATCAATGGGCAGGTGGTTAAGGTTTTTTCGCGCCCATTGATATTGAGCTTGAGACAAGGTCACGCCGAGTCCCGTTACCCCGTAGTGTTCCGTAGCGTAACGCAATAATCCGCCCCAACCGCATCCAATATCCAACACCGTCATGTTTGGTTTTAAATCCAGTTTGCGGCAAATCAGGTCCAGTTTCTTCACTTGGGCGTCTTGTAGTGTGGTGGCGTCTTGCCAATAGGCGCATGAGTAGATCATCAAGGGGTCGAGCAATTGTTTATAAAAGGGATCGGCTAAGTCGTAATGAAACTGGATATCTTGTTGACTGCGTTTGACACTCTGTCGCTTTGCCAACAGCGATGTCAACTTTCGCCAGAGCGGTGATGAGTGGGCGTAAAGGTAGGGATAAAGTTCGCTTTTGGCGATCCGGCAAGTGAGCTCATCAAGGGCATCGCAATCCCACTGGTTGTGAACAAATGCTTCGCCTAAAGTGAGTGAATTCAATGATTTTAGCGAGTGAAGTAACGTTTTGTCATTGAGTTTGATGTCCCACTCGTTGGGGCCATCGATATTGACACCTGCGTTGTCCAGTAGTTGTTGGATTCGATCGCTGGGCACGAGCATTTGGCTTCTCCAGTTCAGATAAACGTGTACGCTATCTCACAGGTAAGCCGCTGAGGTGTCACTGTATTAATGAATATTAATGTTTGTTGCTTTGCAAAGGTCGGAGTGTTGATAAGTACTTAGTGCATCATGAGAAGCGGGCTCTACCCTCGAATGTCCTTTGGCCAAAGGGTATTGAGCTCACACCAACCGTATCCATTAATTTGGCAGCCTTGTAAGCGTTCAGACAGTTCGAGTACAAAAGGCTCTTGTTTGAGGATTGTGATCACACCTTGTTCACATAACCCGTCAATCAAGCGCGATAGCAAAACTTGTGAGCGTGAAAAATCCGACTCTTGGCGTATGGCCCGGAGGTGATGATGGAGTTGCGATAGTGTCTCGGTCGACAGCATTGAACAACGGAAAGGGTATCGCATTAAGAAAATGAGCCAGGCACTGTACGGATCATTTTCTTCAATAATACTGCACACCGTTGAACAAGGCGTCGCTCGATAGTGTCCATAAGGTATCGTGATGATAGGATCGTTAGGGGCTGCAATCTGCTGGCCTAATTGCTTCGATTCGGTGGTGTCTTCCACCACCAAATGCGGGTCGGTTGTAGTTTGAGCCCCTGATTGGATAAGCATGAACGTAGCGCAGTCAGGCAGCGCATGTTTGATGGTTGTTTCGGGCAGTTGCATGCGTATCTGGTTATGCGTACAGGCCTTTTGGGGTGCCCATTCCGGGTAAAACCAAAGCTCTATACGATCTAAAATTGATACCTGATAGGTGTATGAGGTGTTTCGGCGCAATCGAAGCATATTGGATGAAAATACATCAAGGGAGAATGCCCCAGAGCCAGTGAACGCGCCGGAAGAATAGACTCTAAACACGGAGGCTTCCGCACGGGCTAATAGCCGGGGTAAGTGCCAATCCGCTTGGTTTAATGTGATCTGAACGGTGCTGTCTGTGGGGGCTCTGATCGACGCAATGTGCTGATAGCTGCTAGACCAAGCGTCACTGTTCACAAGCGCCTCAAGACAGCGAACTACATCACTGGCTGAGAGGTTTCGACCATCATGAAATTGTACCTCGTGTCGCAGTTGAAAATACCATTGTGTCCCACTTGTATTTGCTTGCCAGTGAAAGGCTAAATCCCCAATAAGCTCACCATCAACGACGCGTGTAAGGCGTTGGTAGATTTGGGTCACTAAGAAACGCTCTGTTCGACGTAAGACTCGGTGAGGATGTAAGGGCTCTATGCGACGGTGAAAGGGGATCAAGACCACGCGTTTAAGACGGCGATGAGTTTCATTCAGGAATACCTGAAGCTCATGTCCAGCTTGTCGACCCCCAAAGCTGAGAGTATTAAATAATGTTTCAATTTGGCCCAGCTCTGCTAGAGGCTGGGCAAGTTGATGGCATGCTTCGATGGGTTCGATTAGGCAGGTTAACGCCGCCTTTTTATGGCGACCAGAGCTTGCTTGCCACGAGATCCAGTTCGACGCCTCGAACGATTTGAGTAAAGTGAAGACGTAGCGATCACTCACTTGCCACAAAGAAGCCAGTTGTGAGATCTGACAGAGCGACTCTCCTGGGCCGAAAGTTCGAAACAATTGCTCGTATAACTCGAGTTTACGTTTGAGGTTTTTCATGCTTGTTTTCTTGCTCATTGCATCGCGTTAGATGGGCAAAACCTGCGTGGGTTAGTGCTCGTTCTACGGTGGTCAAGACCTGCTCTGTTATACGCTGCGGGATAAGTTCAGAGTCTAGTTTTGATTGTAAGACTAACTCAGAGAAGTGATCGATTTCAAACTCAAACCCATTGCCCTCTGGTGGAGAGAACAGTGACGTTACCTTACCGAGTCGGTGGATCTCAATATGGGTTGGATTCCACCACTTTTCGGCAATAACCACAGTAAAATCGTCACCACATAAGGTGGCTGAACGAGGGAGGTCTTCAACGATCGATGTGTGGATCGTTCCTTGAATAGCACCTTGAAGTTGAAATTGAGATCGCGTATCGACCTGACATTCATTGAGTTCTGCGACGGCAGTGAAGAGTGGCTCGGCTGGTTCAACTCCCAAACAATCGCAGAGATCAAAATACAACCAAAGACCGTAAACCCCAACATCTAGAGTTGCCCCGCCTGCAAGCGCAGAGTTAAAGATAAATAGGTCAGGATCATAGTTGTGGTGGTTACCAAACGCGACATCAATCTTAGTCACTTGGAGCGCGTGTTCCTTTAGGTAGCGTTTAAGCTCAAGATAGGCAGGGAATGTGACGGTTTTCATGGCTTCCAACAGTAACAGCCCTTGCGCATGAGCGAGTGTTTTCATCGCCAGCCAGTCTGCCAAGTTGGTAAACGCGGGCTTCTCAACCAACACATGCTTTCCATGGCGAAGAAACAGCTCAGTCAGCGCTCGATGGTAGGGGTGTACCGTAGCAATATAGATGGCATCGACATCGGGATCTTCGGCCAATTCTTGGTAAGAACCGTAGCCTTTCTCAGCGCCGAATGTTGTGCGAAAAGTGTCGGCTCGGTCGATGCTACGAGCCGCAACGGCGTAGAGCTCGCCATGGTCACAGTGTTTGGTCAAGGCGACCGCGAATCGCTGCGCAATATTGCCCAATCCAGCGATACCCCATCTGACGTTTGATGTATTCATGATTTTCTCCTCCATATGCCAAACAGAATACAAAGTTTCATTGACTCGAAATAGTGTACAAACCGCGTGACTTGTTCAGGGTTAGTGCATGAGAAAGCAAGCAATTGCATTGGCCTAAATCCTGATGACATAAGACTGAAATGACACTTTTTGAAATCATACGTGAAGGTACAATCACGTTCAGTGACTCAAATATTGCTCATTGATAGTTTTGTTGGTTGATGGTGTCAATCATCAGAGACGCGTTCTATCTCGACCTTTGCAATTGTCATAAACCCTACGACTGCGTCGCAGACGAAACATCGCGGTTGTCTGGGAAGAATTTTATTTGGCATCGAATCCTCATCGGAACCTATCTGTTGATAGGAGATAGTTACTAGGAGCTTTTATGGGTGGACACCAAATCAAGAAGAGTGTCGTGGATGCGTTTCTTGAAGTAAAAAGAGACGTCAAAGATCTCTTGTATGGCAATACACGAAATAATGCGTTTGGTCCGCAAGCTAAACTGTTAGACGAAGCTCGGCATTCCGTCGTATTTGCATTAGCAAATACAGAGATCGAGCAGGCTTTGTCCTTTGATTCAGGGTTAGTGGGCAACTACATAGGTAATTTGACGCCACTGGATGACATTAAAAATGGTTGTCTCAGCCTCGTCGGGAAGACCAAGGCGGGGTCGAAAGCAATTCAAGCTGTTGGTCGAGTTGGCAAAAAAATCTCCGCCTTCCTGGATAAGATTAAAGATAAGTTGGCTCATTTTTTTCGTGGAATGATCGATAGGCTGCGTAAGCAGTACCCTGGGTTTGTTACCGCGACTTGGGCGGCTGAGCTGGGTGTTTGGCTTGCTGCGGAATTCGCCGATAACATTACCACGGCAGTTTCAGGGTGGAGCTATGTACAAAAT
Above is a window of Vibrio tubiashii DNA encoding:
- a CDS encoding helix-turn-helix domain-containing protein, whose product is MKKGKMVKAQPMPDLNTEFSMETLGSAIRSKRTDRGWRIDDLAAKANLSRRTVMKVEKGDTSVTFANVLILMDILGLSLRLIDLNLFVRPHSHSPSQDENSVSSNEDGWYE
- a CDS encoding M16 family metallopeptidase; amino-acid sequence: MWNQKFKQTLVLLSLSSLPFTTISAPNESALWFTQTDIALDSRYQTVLLDNGLRVITVENSTPKQGLSIRMFVDAGSFQEKGKEPGLAHFLEHMAFNGSTHVPEGEMISMLERHGLAFGADTNATTSMTNTNYRLDLPKADIESINTALFLLRETASELTLDQGAIDRERKVIKSEVRERQSVGLDRFLDSSDYIYAGANLPNKIGLGTIKGMDQVTQKDLRSFYQTYYAPRNTTLVLAGDVSHDVMLERVKHFFSDWRNKEFQPAVDPEFNVVLPSKVEAKVFTDPNVETRIEFNFLAKESPEANSKALNLEYWTHLLSTRALINRIDTLAYESGGRILSPSMSSEISLESVRVSQIGVTTADRDWEFGLSTLEQKLRQAVEFGFTEDEIKKQLTALENELQLSVETAGDSSSATLANRVMNAVDSGYVIASPQTDLSIFYELRDQLTVKSINEAFRKRWASQPPRLYLTERSNAPGLEKTLLETYAESQQTKVTPYVEKAATEFAYQNFGKPGKAKLIGTSKYGHILRYRFDNGVMLNIKQTDFEKSVVYISARVGKGLMSLTQEQSALINLYNVGMSTGGLKAHDINDLKRIFAGTTMGLESTVETNAFVLKQAVKNEDALNQLRVFAALMIDGGYREQGKSFTLQMLSNYLETYQESPEEVQAVNIRSKLHGGDLRWVEPSMKELDAFSMSDLKPIMDNAISNGPVEIGIVGDISPQEAIDYVAQTFGALDIKANATIERYQVEFPAIKKEDVTWYHKGEKTTALASSYWDLPDARNTKQSLHFLLLENVIQQRVTREIREAIGAAYSPWSGRTQSYNFKNFGYLTINSNTTIAQVDKVFLAYKNVLKSLQSELITDDELKRAATPIMDAVDQQVESNSYWFDLTSTAQTYPDIIEADGITAQELAAATKEDILAAAKLIDVDNVLQVRVLPEKYIDQ
- the pnuC gene encoding nicotinamide riboside transporter PnuC yields the protein MDLFTLLDINNTLVEIPIGGGYAMSWIEAFGTVFGLLCIWFASQEKTINYLFGLLNVTLFAVIFFQIQLYGLLLLQLFFFCANLYGWYAWTRPNEQGETLAVRWLSRNKLVATAAACAISIALLTLYIDPFFFALANIAVDGLNVFGAGLAEPVLEPDAFPFWDATMTVLSVVAQILMTRKYVENWILWIVINIISVGIYATQGVYAMSVQYAILMFIAANGTREWARTAKRNSATPLTHATAS
- a CDS encoding nucleoside phosphorylase; translated protein: MVKQPHIGVDETQIAPLVIVCGEPDRANRIARLLTDAELVSDNREYRVFTGTYKDRAVSVCSTGIGAPSMIIAIEELKLCGVTHIVRVGSAGAMQTHIGLGELIVAEAAVRDEGGSAAYVKPSFPAYASFSLLKELEQFLQQHPIPYHMGAVRSHDSFYTDDEQAICRYWNSKGILGADMETSALFTVGRLRGLHVASILNNVVLYEQDVKEGVGQYVDEADVMMSGERLASFAALEALMTQ
- a CDS encoding Crp/Fnr family transcriptional regulator, which translates into the protein MKIAPYPSGRFKDYLRQKRSEFKDLIYQHQVSSRYFDINDEILKQGEQLQHLYVVPAGRVSMSISAANGRRFQLGEVRCDYHIFGEMEFFTQTACQWNVVADEHMQVDVICIQNLAEALHKKPEMMFFFASALAEDYQDSMGIYTHRLLHSITYNIAYDLLVQTQTNTGLGGFDKVNQEAERFGTSSRVYRRAVNDLLDKGFIQKGPRGLEVTDLRALQAFIDAYD
- a CDS encoding Rid family detoxifying hydrolase, which encodes MKTIIQTELAPTAIGPYSQGMAFENLIFTSGQLPLEATTMALVEGGIKAQARMSLENLKTVLEQGGGSLDTVIKTTCFLSSMENFIAFNEVYTEIFGTENAPARSCIETSGLPKEALVEVEAIAYIE
- the cfa gene encoding cyclopropane fatty acyl phospholipid synthase; the protein is MLVPSDRIQQLLDNAGVNIDGPNEWDIKLNDKTLLHSLKSLNSLTLGEAFVHNQWDCDALDELTCRIAKSELYPYLYAHSSPLWRKLTSLLAKRQSVKRSQQDIQFHYDLADPFYKQLLDPLMIYSCAYWQDATTLQDAQVKKLDLICRKLDLKPNMTVLDIGCGWGGLLRYATEHYGVTGLGVTLSQAQYQWARKNLNHLPIDFVLSDYRDIPGIQQFDRVVSVGMLEHVGPANYSHYFNIIKERLREDGLALIHTIGNNQTGDTDPWIHKYIFPNGYIPALSQLAVAFEQSGLVLEDLHNIGPHYDPTLIAWWQQIESYWPQEASAQERQQKRIWQFYLLTCAGLFRARALQVWQCFFTHSGHPQPSTTRST